Proteins encoded by one window of Marinitoga litoralis:
- a CDS encoding carbohydrate ABC transporter permease — protein sequence MSLKEKEAKFGWKLVLPTVILISLLILYPVIYNIYLSFFEVSISDAPNKFVGLGNYREILTDASFWKSFGITILFTFTTVVGSILLGLGVALLMNREFPGRNIVRALLLLPYVTPLIAIVFAWKYIFLPIDGPLMQFLAIFGMNPGNDFVNNPNNAFWVVSVFNIWRNFPFVYLMILSRLQSINSDYYEAAEIDGASDWQKFVHITLPELYFVIASVALLRGIWNFYKFDEVYLMSKFANTLPVYIYEKAFSGIPEQGVAAAIATILFVIMISLIGLYVKKVLKW from the coding sequence ATGTCGTTAAAGGAAAAAGAAGCAAAATTTGGTTGGAAACTAGTGCTGCCAACAGTAATATTAATTTCATTATTAATCCTATACCCCGTAATATATAATATTTATTTAAGTTTTTTTGAGGTATCAATATCAGATGCCCCAAATAAGTTTGTAGGATTAGGAAATTATAGGGAAATTTTAACAGATGCATCTTTCTGGAAATCTTTTGGAATAACTATTTTGTTTACTTTTACAACAGTTGTAGGAAGTATTTTATTAGGTTTAGGTGTTGCACTATTAATGAATAGAGAATTTCCAGGAAGAAATATTGTTAGAGCATTGTTGTTATTACCATATGTAACTCCATTGATAGCAATAGTGTTTGCTTGGAAATACATTTTTTTGCCTATAGATGGTCCTTTAATGCAATTTTTGGCTATTTTTGGCATGAATCCAGGTAATGATTTTGTAAATAATCCAAATAATGCTTTTTGGGTTGTTTCGGTTTTTAATATATGGAGAAATTTCCCTTTTGTATATTTAATGATATTATCTAGATTACAATCAATTAATTCAGATTATTATGAAGCAGCAGAAATAGATGGAGCTAGCGATTGGCAAAAATTTGTTCATATTACTTTACCAGAATTATATTTTGTTATTGCTTCTGTTGCATTATTAAGAGGAATATGGAACTTCTATAAATTTGATGAAGTTTATCTTATGTCAAAATTTGCTAATACTTTACCAGTTTATATTTACGAAAAAGCATTTTCAGGAATCCCAGAACAAGGAGTTGCAGCTGCTATAGCAACTATTTTATTTGTTATTATGATTTCATTAATAGGTTTATACGTAAAGAAGGTGTTAAAATGGTAA
- a CDS encoding ABC transporter permease subunit translates to MVKKKSFLRSFIFWSLIVILVVFITYPFVWMLSVSFRYDTDAFEPGIIPERPTLDTYAILLGFKKSVREELSNEQQQLLEIIDLLPEDQQEAVLAEIEAQRKKESFPFLRFFRNSLLLAGLSALVSLILSVFGAYAFSRIEFKGRGTIQRGVLIVYLFGGTILAVPLYQIFVKIGLTSTGFSSAIALFIIYIVQTIPVSLYMLGNYFRTIPRSIEEAAIIDGTTRMGVITKIIIPLSLPAIITVYIYAFMIAWNEFLFASIFVRPFPEFYTLPLGLNEIFNSEHAIWAKMMAASVVTAVPVVVMFMMMEKYLTGGLTAGGVKE, encoded by the coding sequence ATGGTAAAGAAAAAATCATTCTTAAGATCATTTATATTTTGGTCATTAATTGTAATTTTAGTAGTATTTATTACGTATCCATTTGTATGGATGTTGTCGGTTTCTTTTAGATATGATACAGATGCTTTTGAACCTGGTATAATTCCTGAAAGACCAACATTAGATACTTATGCTATTTTACTTGGGTTTAAGAAATCAGTTAGAGAAGAATTGAGTAATGAGCAACAGCAATTATTAGAAATTATAGATTTATTACCAGAAGATCAACAAGAAGCAGTTTTAGCAGAAATAGAAGCACAGAGGAAAAAAGAGTCATTCCCATTTTTGAGATTTTTTAGAAATAGTTTATTATTAGCAGGGTTAAGTGCTTTAGTAAGTTTAATATTATCAGTATTTGGAGCATATGCATTTAGTAGAATTGAATTTAAAGGAAGAGGTACAATACAAAGAGGGGTATTGATTGTATATCTCTTTGGTGGTACAATATTAGCTGTTCCGTTATATCAAATATTTGTAAAAATAGGCTTAACATCAACAGGTTTTTCATCCGCAATTGCATTATTTATAATTTATATTGTTCAAACTATCCCTGTTTCATTATATATGTTAGGAAATTATTTTAGAACAATTCCTAGATCAATAGAAGAAGCTGCTATAATAGATGGAACAACTAGAATGGGAGTAATAACAAAAATAATTATTCCATTATCATTACCAGCTATTATTACAGTATATATATATGCATTTATGATAGCCTGGAATGAATTTTTATTTGCATCAATATTTGTAAGACCATTTCCGGAATTCTATACATTACCATTAGGGTTAAATGAAATATTCAATTCTGAACACGCAATATGGGCTAAAATGATGGCAGCATCTGTGGTTACTGCTGTTCCAGTAGTTGTAATGTTTATGATGATGGAAAAATATTTAACAGGTGGATTAACTGCAGGTGGTGTAAAAGAATAA
- a CDS encoding MurR/RpiR family transcriptional regulator, whose product MILNKIKGIYNSLTKREKKVADYILQRASDVIHYSITELANWSEVSETTVYRVIKKIGFSGYQEFKITLAKELSEPVIEVKDEDIFSSVHNKICNSLNVIYQNLNKELLNKVAEKILNSRKIIFYAVGRSFPVALDSSLKLSALGLSATAYSDPHMQVIVGANLTNEDMVISISHSGYIRDVFKSTQIAKDAGAYTVAITSGVDSPLSMVVHDVIYTTPSDPSENEFTHDRIGEMYIIELLYNLVVSKRFTEEHFNKLKDVIEPKKF is encoded by the coding sequence ATGATTCTCAATAAAATTAAAGGGATTTATAATTCTTTAACTAAAAGAGAAAAGAAGGTTGCTGATTATATTTTGCAAAGAGCTTCAGACGTTATTCATTATAGTATAACTGAATTGGCTAATTGGTCTGAAGTAAGCGAAACTACTGTTTATAGGGTGATTAAAAAGATTGGATTTTCTGGTTATCAAGAGTTTAAAATTACCTTAGCAAAAGAATTATCAGAGCCCGTAATAGAAGTTAAAGATGAAGATATTTTTTCAAGCGTACATAACAAAATATGTAATAGCTTAAATGTAATATATCAAAACTTAAATAAAGAGTTATTAAATAAAGTTGCTGAAAAAATCTTAAATTCAAGAAAAATAATATTTTATGCAGTTGGAAGGTCTTTTCCAGTTGCTTTAGATAGCTCTTTAAAACTTTCAGCCCTAGGTTTGTCTGCTACAGCATATTCTGATCCACATATGCAAGTAATAGTAGGAGCTAATTTAACAAATGAAGATATGGTTATATCAATAAGTCACTCTGGATATATTAGAGATGTATTTAAATCTACACAAATAGCAAAGGATGCAGGTGCTTATACTGTTGCAATAACATCTGGAGTTGATTCTCCATTAAGCATGGTTGTACATGATGTTATATATACAACACCAAGCGATCCATCAGAAAACGAATTTACACATGATCGTATAGGAGAGATGTATATTATAGAATTGTTGTATAATCTTGTGGTTTCAAAAAGGTTTACGGAAGAACATTTTAATAAACTAAAAGACGTTATTGAACCAAAGAAATTTTAA
- a CDS encoding alpha-amylase family glycosyl hydrolase produces the protein MIQKIYDKLKFLYPEKAEEVYNRLMNLIEKYKLSNNEIELTEKDVILITYGDSIKKEGEKPLHTLHKFLNDHVKGIINTVHILPFFPYSSDDGFSVIDYKKVNPELGDWEDVEKLSKDYNLMFDAVINHISKKSEWFQEYLKGNPKYKDYFIEQEPVDELKNVTRPRTLPLLHVYETNEGKKHIWTTFSEDQIDLNYKSIDLFLEIVEILLFYAKKGAKLIRLDAIGYLWKEVGTSCIHLEQTHKMIQLFRDILDLTAKDVILITETNVPHKENISYFGDGYNEAQMVYNFSLPPLVLHSFLSKNAYHISHWADTLETPSDKTTFFNFLASHDGIGVMPAKGILKDEEIDYLVEHTLKNKGLVSYKNNPDGSKSPYELNINYFDALYEENEDIELNIRKFVSAYAIVSSLKGVPGIYIHSLLGSRNYYEGVKITGMNRTINREKLNYDQLEKEINDPNSLRYKIFNAMKNMLKIRTTHKVFNPKAKQKVLFLDDRVFSFIREFEDEKVLVLTNVSNEEIKLELNFSENPIDLLSNKNIEVENNKIKLKPYETLWIK, from the coding sequence ATGATTCAAAAAATATATGACAAATTGAAGTTTTTATATCCAGAAAAAGCAGAGGAAGTATATAATAGATTAATGAATTTAATTGAAAAGTATAAATTATCAAATAATGAAATAGAATTAACAGAGAAAGATGTAATTTTAATTACATATGGAGATTCTATAAAAAAAGAAGGGGAAAAACCTCTTCATACTTTACATAAATTTTTAAATGATCATGTAAAAGGTATTATAAATACAGTTCATATTTTACCATTTTTCCCTTATTCATCAGATGATGGTTTTTCTGTTATAGATTATAAAAAGGTAAATCCTGAATTAGGTGATTGGGAAGATGTAGAAAAATTATCCAAAGATTATAATTTAATGTTTGATGCAGTTATTAATCATATATCTAAAAAAAGTGAATGGTTTCAAGAATATTTAAAAGGTAATCCAAAATACAAAGATTATTTTATTGAACAAGAACCAGTGGATGAATTAAAGAATGTCACCAGACCTAGAACATTACCATTGTTGCATGTATATGAAACAAATGAAGGGAAAAAACATATTTGGACTACATTTAGTGAGGACCAAATTGATTTAAATTATAAGTCAATAGATTTATTTTTAGAAATAGTGGAAATATTATTATTTTATGCAAAAAAAGGAGCAAAATTAATTAGATTAGATGCTATTGGATATTTATGGAAAGAAGTAGGTACTTCATGTATTCATTTAGAACAAACACATAAAATGATTCAATTATTTAGAGACATATTAGACTTAACAGCTAAAGATGTTATTTTAATTACAGAAACAAATGTTCCACATAAGGAAAATATCTCTTATTTTGGTGATGGATATAATGAAGCACAAATGGTATATAATTTTTCATTACCTCCTTTAGTATTGCATTCATTCTTATCTAAAAATGCATATCATATTTCCCATTGGGCAGATACTTTAGAAACACCAAGTGATAAAACGACATTTTTTAACTTTTTAGCATCTCATGATGGTATTGGTGTAATGCCAGCAAAAGGAATTTTAAAAGATGAAGAAATTGATTATTTAGTAGAACATACTTTAAAAAATAAAGGTTTGGTGTCATATAAAAATAATCCTGATGGAAGCAAATCGCCGTATGAATTAAATATTAATTATTTTGATGCTCTATATGAAGAAAATGAAGATATAGAATTAAATATTAGGAAATTTGTATCAGCATATGCTATAGTATCTTCATTAAAAGGTGTTCCAGGAATATATATTCATAGTCTGCTTGGTTCAAGAAATTATTATGAAGGTGTAAAAATAACAGGAATGAATAGAACAATAAACAGAGAAAAATTAAATTATGATCAACTAGAAAAAGAAATAAATGATCCAAATTCATTGAGATATAAAATATTTAATGCTATGAAAAATATGTTGAAAATAAGAACTACTCATAAGGTGTTTAATCCTAAAGCAAAACAAAAAGTATTATTCTTAGATGATAGAGTATTTTCATTTATCAGAGAATTTGAAGATGAAAAGGTTTTAGTTTTAACTAATGTATCAAATGAAGAAATAAAACTTGAGTTAAATTTTTCAGAAAATCCAATAGATTTATTATCTAATAAAAATATAGAAGTAGAGAATAATAAAATAAAATTAAAACCATATGAAACGCTGTGGATTAAATAA
- a CDS encoding lysophospholipid acyltransferase family protein, with protein MYYGDSLLRKFLTSIISPYIRKKYNIKVVGEIPKPPFLFIANHTHILDGLFVQSIIPYPISFVMAGGTYYNKLANPFFKHFKFIPKQKGVPDIKTVRDIYRVLKNGGIVGLFPEGSTTWSGNYQPVPSGTDKLLDKIKVPILAAKVHGGYLSKPRWAKKERKGSIIIELKTFSDSTALEYIKYNEWDWQEKHKVKYYGDKKAEGLERIMWFCDKCNSFNSIKAKDNIAKCTNCSSEYVVDDYGYINGKRIDDIIYNQKEKLKEYNSKYMVLDIGILEERELFKPKLLNKEKGNIEIFDYGIKFNKNIFEFEKIKNGVCFVSTIFEFIYEDKDYRIKSENYSYLLYNIYKIRSGKNVHIDG; from the coding sequence ATGTATTATGGAGATAGTTTATTAAGAAAGTTTTTAACTTCAATTATTTCACCATATATAAGAAAAAAATATAATATCAAAGTTGTTGGAGAAATTCCTAAACCACCATTTTTATTTATAGCAAATCATACACATATACTGGATGGTTTATTTGTTCAATCTATAATTCCTTATCCTATTAGTTTTGTAATGGCAGGAGGAACTTATTATAATAAATTGGCTAATCCTTTTTTTAAACATTTCAAATTTATTCCAAAACAAAAAGGTGTTCCTGATATAAAAACGGTCAGAGATATTTATAGAGTGTTGAAAAATGGAGGGATAGTAGGACTTTTTCCAGAAGGTTCTACTACATGGTCTGGAAATTATCAACCTGTACCGTCTGGAACGGATAAGTTATTAGATAAAATAAAAGTCCCCATTTTGGCAGCAAAAGTTCATGGAGGTTATTTATCCAAACCAAGATGGGCAAAAAAAGAAAGAAAAGGAAGTATTATCATAGAATTAAAAACATTTAGTGATTCAACAGCTTTAGAATATATTAAATATAACGAATGGGATTGGCAAGAAAAACATAAAGTTAAATATTATGGAGATAAAAAAGCAGAAGGTTTAGAAAGAATTATGTGGTTTTGTGATAAATGCAATTCATTTAATTCAATAAAAGCTAAAGATAATATAGCTAAATGTACTAACTGTTCTAGTGAATATGTAGTTGATGATTATGGATATATAAATGGAAAAAGAATTGATGATATTATATATAACCAAAAAGAAAAATTGAAAGAATATAATAGCAAATATATGGTTTTAGATATAGGAATTTTAGAAGAAAGAGAATTATTTAAACCAAAATTATTGAATAAAGAAAAGGGTAATATAGAAATTTTTGATTATGGAATAAAATTTAATAAAAATATATTCGAATTTGAAAAAATAAAAAATGGCGTATGTTTTGTATCAACTATTTTTGAGTTTATATATGAAGATAAGGATTATAGAATTAAGTCAGAAAATTATAGTTATCTATTGTATAATATCTATAAAATAAGGAGTGGAAAAAATGTACATATCGATGGTTGA
- a CDS encoding ABC transporter substrate-binding protein → MKKALFVLFVLFVSLSFALTVGITQIVDHPALNQVKDAIIKTVKDENPDVEILFQNAQGSYQNAVSIAQEFKNSVDIVVAITTPSAQAAVNTIKDKPVVFSAVTDPISAGLIKKFGKNDGNVVGLSDLLPVNVHLSLLKKIFPNAKNVGIIFNPGEQNSITLLELSKKFSKDLNLNIVEIPGTTSSEMITSLNTKINSIDVVYIFTDNLLASTMESVAAILNENNIPSISGDIELSKQADSVIGFGFDYYSLGLETGKMVNEIIKGKKTSELESKTMDMDALDLLINLKSAKKFNIVIPESLLDIADIVLR, encoded by the coding sequence ATGAAAAAGGCATTATTTGTATTATTTGTATTATTTGTATCTTTAAGTTTTGCTTTAACAGTAGGTATTACACAAATTGTAGATCATCCAGCATTAAATCAAGTTAAAGATGCAATTATTAAAACAGTTAAAGATGAAAATCCTGATGTAGAAATATTATTTCAAAATGCACAAGGTTCATATCAAAATGCCGTATCTATAGCCCAAGAATTTAAAAATTCAGTGGATATAGTAGTTGCAATTACTACTCCAAGTGCTCAAGCAGCTGTTAATACAATAAAAGATAAACCAGTTGTTTTTTCCGCAGTAACAGATCCAATAAGTGCAGGATTAATAAAGAAGTTTGGAAAAAATGATGGAAATGTTGTAGGGTTAAGCGATTTATTGCCTGTTAATGTACATTTGTCATTATTAAAAAAGATATTTCCAAATGCAAAAAACGTGGGAATTATATTTAATCCAGGAGAACAAAATTCAATAACATTATTAGAATTATCCAAGAAATTTTCAAAAGATTTAAATTTGAATATTGTAGAAATACCAGGTACAACTTCCTCTGAAATGATTACATCATTGAATACAAAAATAAACAGCATAGATGTAGTATATATTTTTACAGATAATTTATTAGCTTCAACTATGGAAAGTGTAGCAGCTATTTTAAATGAAAATAATATTCCATCAATTTCAGGAGATATAGAATTATCTAAACAAGCAGATAGTGTAATAGGTTTTGGATTTGATTATTATTCTTTAGGACTTGAAACCGGGAAAATGGTTAATGAAATTATTAAAGGTAAGAAAACTTCTGAATTAGAATCAAAAACTATGGATATGGATGCATTAGATTTATTAATAAATTTAAAATCTGCTAAAAAGTTTAATATAGTAATACCAGAATCATTGTTGGATATTGCAGATATAGTTTTGAGGTGA
- a CDS encoding ABC transporter permease: MEEIIKQGLILSILSLGVFTSFKIIDIPDLTTDGSYVIGGAVTVLLLHNNVYWLFALIIGGLIAGFSGFITGLIHTKTKINPLLASILVMIMLYSINIRIMNGPNMSLPKVSEESSVSLSGTKLDFLLDNNQNDVLLGENSKNIFINPFEENALLKLSIFVFIVFLLYYLFLKTELGTLLRAFGSNKHGVLSLGINPNILSILGLTIGNFLSGISGGLFSMYAGFVDVNMGQGMLVTGLAAVILGEIIFKKDFLFKIPAPLIGGILYQIVISLVIKYGYNIGFKASDLKMATALFIIIVIATRNMEVKKWLNSKISLSFTTKEKVMKKLA; this comes from the coding sequence ATGGAAGAAATAATAAAGCAAGGATTAATACTATCAATATTATCATTAGGGGTTTTTACATCATTTAAAATAATTGATATTCCAGATTTAACAACAGATGGTTCATATGTAATTGGAGGAGCAGTTACAGTATTGTTATTACATAATAATGTATATTGGTTATTTGCTTTAATAATAGGTGGTTTAATAGCGGGTTTTTCAGGGTTTATCACGGGATTAATACATACAAAAACTAAAATAAACCCTTTACTTGCAAGTATATTAGTAATGATAATGCTATATTCTATAAATATTAGAATAATGAATGGTCCTAATATGTCCTTGCCTAAAGTTTCTGAAGAATCATCAGTTAGTTTATCAGGTACAAAATTAGATTTTCTTTTAGATAATAATCAAAATGATGTCCTTTTAGGTGAAAATTCAAAAAATATTTTTATTAACCCATTTGAAGAAAATGCATTATTAAAATTATCAATCTTTGTATTTATAGTCTTTTTATTGTATTACCTATTTTTAAAAACAGAATTGGGAACATTATTAAGAGCTTTTGGTTCAAATAAGCATGGGGTGTTGTCATTAGGGATAAATCCAAACATTCTAAGTATTTTAGGGTTAACTATAGGGAATTTTTTATCAGGAATTAGTGGTGGATTATTTTCTATGTATGCAGGATTTGTAGATGTAAATATGGGCCAAGGTATGTTAGTAACAGGGTTAGCTGCAGTTATTTTGGGAGAAATAATATTTAAAAAAGACTTTCTTTTTAAAATTCCAGCACCATTAATTGGTGGAATATTATATCAAATAGTTATTAGCTTAGTTATTAAATATGGATATAACATAGGATTTAAAGCTAGTGATTTGAAAATGGCAACTGCATTATTTATTATCATTGTTATAGCTACAAGAAATATGGAGGTGAAAAAATGGTTGAACTCAAAGATATCACTGTCATTTACAACAAAGGAGAAAGTAATGAAAAAATTGGCTTAA
- a CDS encoding ABC transporter ATP-binding protein, giving the protein MVELKDITVIYNKGESNEKIGLNNFSLKINDGDFITIIGSNGAGKTTLFKVLMGLVKPIRGKYYINNNDVTNATPFQLSKIISIVYQNPDMGVFPDLTIKENLILGSKKGMRFLKFGRLPSLELLKSLNMGLENRLNTKVKELSGGQKQALALILATISKPKLLLLDEHTAALDPKATEKIMELTLRINKEFNITTLMISHNTLVVSKFSEKIVRIENGCIAA; this is encoded by the coding sequence ATGGTTGAACTCAAAGATATCACTGTCATTTACAACAAAGGAGAAAGTAATGAAAAAATTGGCTTAAATAATTTTAGTTTAAAAATAAATGATGGAGATTTTATTACTATTATAGGATCAAATGGTGCAGGTAAAACGACATTGTTTAAAGTGTTGATGGGTTTAGTAAAACCTATTAGAGGAAAATATTATATTAATAATAATGATGTTACAAATGCAACTCCTTTTCAATTATCAAAAATAATAAGTATAGTTTATCAAAACCCTGATATGGGAGTTTTCCCTGATTTAACTATAAAAGAAAATCTTATACTAGGTTCAAAAAAAGGCATGAGGTTTTTAAAATTTGGGAGATTACCTTCTTTAGAATTATTAAAATCTTTAAATATGGGATTAGAAAATAGGTTGAATACAAAAGTAAAAGAGTTATCAGGAGGTCAAAAGCAAGCATTAGCTTTAATTTTAGCTACAATATCAAAACCAAAACTGTTATTATTAGATGAACATACAGCAGCATTAGATCCAAAAGCTACAGAAAAGATTATGGAGTTAACTTTGAGAATAAATAAAGAATTTAATATAACAACATTGATGATATCACATAATACTTTAGTAGTTTCTAAATTTTCTGAAAAAATAGTGAGAATAGAAAATGGATGTATAGCCGCCTAA
- a CDS encoding NUDIX hydrolase has translation MNNIKRFFENENLDFDISKLFKNHNQKIAVICYAENEEKEILMLERIKEPFSGKLVPPGGKVEKDEDIIQAIKREFFEETGFELKDLKLKVFTSEEGPEHYNWILFVFLGKVKKQELGYCNEGILKWVKKDKLLEENLTNIDKKIIPYLYEKDGIYYIEINYDENKNAEIINIENVETK, from the coding sequence ATGAATAACATAAAAAGATTTTTTGAAAATGAAAACTTGGATTTCGATATAAGCAAGTTGTTTAAAAATCATAATCAGAAAATAGCAGTAATTTGTTATGCAGAAAATGAAGAAAAAGAAATTTTAATGCTTGAAAGAATTAAAGAGCCTTTTTCTGGGAAATTAGTTCCACCGGGTGGAAAGGTTGAAAAGGATGAAGATATAATACAAGCAATTAAAAGGGAATTTTTCGAGGAAACGGGTTTTGAACTAAAAGATTTAAAACTTAAAGTATTTACATCCGAAGAAGGTCCCGAACACTATAATTGGATATTATTCGTATTTTTAGGTAAAGTAAAAAAACAAGAATTGGGGTATTGTAATGAAGGGATTTTAAAATGGGTAAAAAAGGATAAGTTGCTTGAAGAAAATTTGACAAATATTGATAAGAAAATTATCCCATATTTATATGAAAAAGATGGAATATATTATATTGAAATAAATTATGATGAAAATAAAAATGCAGAGATAATAAATATAGAAAATGTAGAGACTAAATAA
- a CDS encoding DMT family transporter, translating to MFKAYFLLLFVTFIWGSTFPLVKSTVGGDDVYIFLTIRFAIASLLSFLIWKKQNFKYGAIIGVFIALGFITQTIGLTLTTASKSGFITSLYIILTPLFSYLVEKEKPHINHIIALPLAAIGSYFLSGGIEGINLGDILTFICAVAFALSMVYITKYSKVVEETSLLGYQFLVVAVLNGALAFTKPIHITLPMVGTAIFTAAFASTLATLIQLKYQKVVSTNTTAFIFVGEPIFAMLSAYIFLGETMTTKQIIGALVLLSALIIASVRFGIKEVREM from the coding sequence ATGTTTAAGGCGTATTTCTTGCTATTATTTGTAACATTTATATGGGGAAGTACATTTCCATTAGTTAAATCAACAGTTGGCGGAGATGATGTATACATATTTCTTACAATAAGATTTGCAATTGCTTCATTATTATCATTTCTTATTTGGAAAAAACAAAACTTCAAATATGGAGCAATAATTGGCGTATTCATCGCATTAGGTTTTATTACTCAAACTATTGGTTTAACTTTAACTACAGCATCAAAAAGTGGTTTTATAACTTCTTTATATATAATATTAACTCCACTTTTTTCATACTTAGTTGAAAAAGAAAAACCTCATATAAACCATATAATTGCATTACCTTTAGCAGCTATAGGTTCTTATTTTTTATCTGGTGGAATTGAAGGAATAAATTTAGGAGATATTTTAACGTTTATATGTGCAGTAGCATTTGCATTATCAATGGTATATATTACTAAATACTCAAAAGTAGTTGAAGAAACTTCATTATTAGGATACCAATTTTTAGTTGTAGCGGTTTTAAATGGCGCTTTAGCATTTACTAAGCCAATACATATTACATTACCAATGGTTGGAACAGCGATATTTACAGCAGCATTTGCTTCAACATTAGCTACATTGATTCAATTAAAATACCAAAAAGTAGTTTCTACAAATACAACAGCCTTTATTTTTGTCGGAGAACCAATATTTGCAATGTTATCAGCTTATATTTTCTTAGGTGAAACAATGACAACAAAACAAATAATAGGAGCTTTAGTATTGTTATCCGCTTTAATTATTGCATCTGTTAGATTTGGAATTAAAGAAGTCAGAGAAATGTAG
- a CDS encoding DUF362 domain-containing protein has product MMPSKVYFTNLRTRPGMNLLDKLERLVKKAGIENIDFKDKYVAIKIHFGEPGNLAYIRPNYAARIVKIIKELGGKPFLTDSNTLYSGRRHNALDHLQSAYENGFNPLATGCHVIIADGLKGTDYTEIPINLEYCKTAKIGTAVADSDVVIAMSHFKGHEQAGFGGTLKNLGMGAASRGGKLELHSTSQPKIVEKNCVGCGICVKNCAHDAIHLNENKIAYIDYDKCVGCGQCVAVCQYNAAQVVWNESSEIMNKKIAEYTYAIVKDKPAFYINFIMNVSPDCDCWSNNDYPIVPDIGIAASFDPVALDMASVDLVKNAPILPGSKIYKDHSHDFVGEDKFKFVHPNADWEAGLNHAEKIGLGTKEYELIEV; this is encoded by the coding sequence ATTATGCCATCAAAAGTTTACTTTACAAACCTAAGAACAAGACCTGGTATGAATTTATTGGATAAATTAGAAAGATTAGTAAAAAAAGCTGGTATTGAAAACATTGATTTTAAGGATAAATACGTAGCGATAAAAATTCATTTTGGAGAGCCGGGTAATTTAGCATATATTAGACCAAATTATGCTGCAAGAATAGTGAAAATAATAAAAGAATTAGGTGGGAAACCATTTTTAACTGATTCAAATACATTATATTCTGGTAGACGTCATAATGCATTAGATCACTTACAAAGTGCATATGAAAATGGATTTAATCCATTGGCAACAGGTTGTCATGTTATTATAGCAGATGGTTTAAAAGGTACGGACTATACCGAAATACCAATTAATTTAGAGTATTGTAAAACAGCAAAAATAGGTACTGCTGTTGCTGATAGTGATGTTGTTATTGCTATGTCACATTTTAAAGGGCATGAACAAGCGGGCTTTGGCGGAACTTTGAAAAATTTAGGAATGGGCGCAGCATCTAGAGGAGGAAAATTAGAATTACACTCCACATCACAACCAAAAATTGTAGAAAAAAATTGTGTAGGATGTGGGATTTGTGTTAAAAACTGTGCTCATGATGCAATTCATTTAAATGAGAATAAAATTGCATATATTGATTATGACAAATGTGTGGGTTGTGGTCAATGTGTTGCTGTTTGTCAATATAATGCAGCACAGGTTGTTTGGAATGAATCTTCTGAGATAATGAATAAAAAAATAGCTGAATATACATATGCAATTGTTAAAGATAAACCTGCATTTTATATTAATTTTATTATGAATGTATCACCAGACTGTGATTGTTGGTCAAATAATGATTATCCAATAGTTCCTGATATAGGAATAGCAGCATCATTTGATCCAGTCGCTCTAGATATGGCAAGTGTTGATTTAGTAAAAAATGCACCTATTTTACCTGGAAGTAAAATATATAAGGATCATTCGCATGATTTTGTTGGAGAAGATAAATTTAAATTTGTACATCCAAATGCAGATTGGGAAGCAGGGTTAAATCATGCAGAGAAAATAGGCCTTGGTACAAAAGAATATGAATTAATTGAAGTATAA